The DNA sequence TACTGCGGCCAAGTTGTTGTTCAGACTGCGCCACACATCGGCAATACCGGTTGGAATGACGAAGACGATGAGTCAACGCAAATTTGGGTAGCTGGTTATGTGGTGCGCGACCCAGCCCGTCGGGTTTCTAATTGGCGTGCAACTAAATCACTAGACGAGGCACTTACTGAACAGAAAGTTGTCGGAATCAGCGGGATAGACACCCGAGCACTAACGCGCCATCTCCGCGAACAAGGCGCTATGCGAGTTGGCATCTTCAGCGGGCAGGCAGCCCAGGCTCCTATCGAAGAGCTGTTAAGCCAAGTCCGAACCGTGCCCGAGATGTCCGGTGCAAGTTTTTCGCAGACTGTCACAACAAAAGAGCCCTACATCGTTTCCGCAGTAGGGGAAAAGAAGTACCAGGTTGCCGCGCTTGATTTGGGCATAAAGGCAATGACTCCAGAATTGATGGCCCAGCGTGGCATTGAAGTGCATGTAATGCCGGCGGATACCAGTATTGATGAGTTTTTGGCAGCTGGTCCGGATGGCGTGTTTTTCTCAAATGGCCCCGGCGACCCTGCAACGGCGAGCCACGCCATAGCAATTGTGAAGGCAGCCCTTTCGGTTAAGTGTCCGCTGTTCGGCATCTGTTTTGGCAATCAAATTTTGGGTCGCGCACTGGGCTTTGGTACTTACAAGTTGCGTTACGGTCACCGTGGCATCAATCAGCCGGTAATGGATCGCACTACCGGCAAAGTTGAAGTTACCGCACACAACCACGGCTTCGCTGTTGATGCGCCACTCGATCGCGATAGCGAGACCGAGTTTGGTCGAGTTCGCGTAAGTCACGTGTGCTTAAACGACGATGTCGTTGAAGGTTTGGAATGTCTGGATGTGCCAGCGTTCAGTGTTCAGTATCACCCCGAAGCTGCGGCCGGACCGCATGATTCGGCTTACTTATTCGACCGCTTCATCGCGCTTATGGAAGGTGCTCGCTAATGCCACGTCGTGAAGACATCAAGTCCGTCATGGTCATTGGCTCTGGCCCAATCGTGATTGGCCAAGCCTGCGAGTTCGATTACTCGGGCACCCAAGCTTGCCGAGTTCTTAAGTCCGAAGGACTGCGCG is a window from the Actinomycetota bacterium genome containing:
- a CDS encoding carbamoyl-phosphate synthase small subunit, producing the protein YCGQVVVQTAPHIGNTGWNDEDDESTQIWVAGYVVRDPARRVSNWRATKSLDEALTEQKVVGISGIDTRALTRHLREQGAMRVGIFSGQAAQAPIEELLSQVRTVPEMSGASFSQTVTTKEPYIVSAVGEKKYQVAALDLGIKAMTPELMAQRGIEVHVMPADTSIDEFLAAGPDGVFFSNGPGDPATASHAIAIVKAALSVKCPLFGICFGNQILGRALGFGTYKLRYGHRGINQPVMDRTTGKVEVTAHNHGFAVDAPLDRDSETEFGRVRVSHVCLNDDVVEGLECLDVPAFSVQYHPEAAAGPHDSAYLFDRFIALMEGAR